A genome region from Aliivibrio salmonicida LFI1238 includes the following:
- a CDS encoding fumarylacetoacetate hydrolase family protein: protein MNTIRIGEKRITPSKLLCVGRNYHAHINELNNAVPEQMVVFNKPNSCISSTLSSFHQETLHYEAEICFLIENGQLSAVAVGLDLTKRELQSYLKKKGLPWERAKAFNGSALFSRFIPLDTIDINALQIELFINSMRVQCGNVSQMIYSPEAILTDLQSYTQLYDGDVIMSGTPQGVGEIHCGDIFLSRLKSGDKTLIETEWVAR, encoded by the coding sequence ATGAACACGATTCGTATTGGAGAAAAACGAATTACACCAAGTAAATTGTTATGCGTTGGCCGGAATTATCATGCTCATATCAATGAACTAAACAATGCGGTTCCTGAGCAAATGGTCGTGTTCAATAAACCCAATTCTTGCATTAGCTCTACGCTGTCTTCTTTTCACCAAGAAACATTACATTATGAAGCTGAAATCTGTTTTTTAATCGAGAATGGACAACTGTCTGCAGTGGCTGTTGGGCTTGATCTAACTAAGCGTGAGTTACAATCTTATCTAAAAAAGAAAGGATTACCGTGGGAAAGAGCAAAAGCGTTCAATGGCTCAGCCCTATTTAGTCGCTTTATTCCCTTAGACACGATTGATATTAATGCACTTCAAATTGAACTGTTTATAAATAGCATGCGCGTACAATGCGGCAACGTAAGCCAAATGATTTATTCTCCAGAAGCCATCCTTACAGACCTACAAAGTTATACTCAATTATATGATGGAGATGTGATCATGAGTGGAACGCCACAAGGCGTAGGCGAAATCCACTGCGGTGATATTTTTCTTAGTCGCTTAAAATCAGGCGATAAAACCCTAATAGAAACGGAATGGGTCGCAAGGTAG
- a CDS encoding type VI secretion IcmF C-terminal domain-containing protein, producing MNGISAVGGELLHLQPSYVVNEAFVGYGNYVNGNKKAGTVIPLDSLIQEFDSLNTYFDAALSSSEPSKMMHEYALAHAAGSQDAIVQFQRQGAKAPNQVAVWTKDVSQKAWSEVINGSVGYLNQQWNEQIYQFYGSAIEGRFPFTLNGRGEVSLNDFAQFFKPQGRVDKFIDEQLKPFVYWNNGTLKRKTIDGLTLPISNKALAQLRQSHKLTQTFFGTAGQELALRFAVRPSSMSTTVTEFQIRESESIFSYRHGPRIWTDLNWPTTGVDGYLSTNFYQGKNRIVTRSYTGQWALFRALFDGHSSATSDRLIHKLNYKVENNSIALDYTLRDSNHSFSKSLFTSFALPRQL from the coding sequence GTGAACGGCATTAGTGCTGTAGGGGGGGAATTATTACATTTACAACCATCTTATGTTGTCAATGAAGCCTTTGTTGGATATGGCAATTATGTTAATGGGAATAAAAAAGCAGGAACGGTTATTCCACTTGATAGCTTAATCCAAGAGTTTGACTCTTTGAATACCTATTTTGATGCAGCGTTATCGAGCTCAGAACCAAGTAAAATGATGCATGAATATGCTTTAGCTCACGCAGCGGGTAGTCAAGACGCGATTGTTCAATTCCAACGTCAAGGAGCAAAAGCCCCTAATCAAGTTGCAGTATGGACAAAAGATGTATCACAAAAAGCGTGGAGCGAGGTTATTAATGGTAGCGTTGGTTATTTAAATCAACAATGGAACGAGCAAATATATCAATTTTATGGCTCAGCAATTGAAGGACGTTTCCCATTTACATTAAATGGCCGTGGTGAAGTTTCTCTGAATGATTTTGCTCAATTTTTTAAACCTCAAGGACGAGTCGATAAATTTATTGATGAACAATTAAAGCCTTTTGTTTATTGGAATAATGGAACGTTGAAGCGTAAAACGATTGATGGTTTGACATTGCCTATTAGTAACAAGGCTTTGGCTCAATTGCGCCAATCACATAAGTTAACTCAAACTTTCTTTGGAACAGCTGGACAAGAATTAGCTTTACGATTTGCAGTTCGTCCTAGTTCTATGAGCACAACAGTAACCGAGTTCCAAATTCGTGAATCAGAAAGCATCTTTAGCTATCGTCACGGACCAAGAATATGGACAGATCTTAACTGGCCAACAACGGGAGTTGACGGTTATCTTTCAACTAATTTTTATCAAGGTAAAAATCGTATCGTAACTCGTTCATATACTGGTCAATGGGCACTATTTAGAGCTCTATTTGATGGACATTCAAGTGCGACATCAGATCGTTTGATCCACAAGCTAAATTACAAAGTTGAAAACAATAGTATTGCTCTTGATTACACCTTGAGAGATAGCAATCATAGCTTTAGTAAATCATTGTTTACTTCTTTTGCATTACCAAGACAGTTATGA
- a CDS encoding AzlD domain-containing protein, producing the protein MIFLSILAMTTLVFLSRYLFLEPKLPLRLNAQTQRLLSYSSPAVLTAIWAPIVFMPNNELSLSGSNPYLWAALIAAVIAWKTKNVLLTTIVSMVVFLVLNLWVFIG; encoded by the coding sequence ATGATATTTTTATCGATCTTAGCCATGACGACATTGGTGTTTTTAAGCCGCTATTTATTTTTAGAACCTAAACTCCCACTGCGACTTAATGCTCAAACGCAACGGTTATTAAGTTATTCTAGTCCGGCGGTGTTAACCGCTATTTGGGCTCCAATTGTGTTTATGCCAAACAATGAGTTGTCTCTATCTGGTTCTAATCCGTACTTATGGGCCGCATTAATTGCGGCAGTAATCGCATGGAAAACTAAGAATGTATTATTGACGACCATTGTAAGCATGGTGGTGTTTCTAGTGCTGAATTTATGGGTATTTATAGGGTAA
- a CDS encoding AzlC family ABC transporter permease translates to MDINTAVQPCSNSRLFWQGTFAMIPLSIAVLPWGLLAGSFAIDVGLTPFEGQALSAILFAGSAQLVAMGMIKAGAGLTTMLLTTFFITSRHFLYRVSMRDKISPLPLRWRLSLGFLLTDELFAVCGHQSKKQFNRWYALGAGFSFYFFWNVATLAGIIASSYLPSLNELGLEFAVVATFIAIVVPTIKNIPVLVSVLSALVLSVVLNYFSVEGSLMIASIGGMCLGYLTETLRGGRS, encoded by the coding sequence ATGGATATAAATACCGCCGTACAACCTTGTTCTAATTCTCGTCTTTTTTGGCAAGGCACATTCGCTATGATCCCTCTTAGTATTGCAGTATTACCATGGGGGTTATTAGCAGGATCATTCGCGATAGATGTTGGATTAACGCCTTTTGAAGGCCAAGCGCTTTCGGCTATATTATTCGCAGGATCAGCACAGCTCGTTGCCATGGGGATGATCAAAGCAGGCGCAGGGCTAACAACCATGTTGCTGACAACTTTTTTTATTACCTCGCGTCATTTTTTATATAGAGTCTCGATGAGAGATAAAATCAGCCCTTTACCGCTTCGTTGGCGTTTGTCGTTGGGCTTTCTGCTGACGGACGAATTATTTGCGGTGTGTGGGCATCAATCTAAAAAACAGTTTAATCGGTGGTATGCATTAGGGGCTGGGTTCAGTTTTTATTTCTTTTGGAATGTTGCTACGTTGGCTGGAATTATTGCAAGCAGTTATCTTCCCTCATTAAATGAATTGGGGTTAGAGTTTGCTGTTGTCGCTACCTTTATCGCGATTGTCGTACCTACCATAAAAAACATACCAGTATTGGTCTCGGTGTTGAGTGCGTTAGTACTTTCTGTCGTATTAAATTATTTCTCAGTAGAAGGGAGTTTGATGATAGCAAGCATTGGTGGCATGTGTTTAGGGTATTTAACGGAAACCCTAAGAGGGGGTAGGTCATGA
- a CDS encoding LysE family translocator, translating into MIDISILPVYLTAVIALLLLPGPDMLLIASSSMSYGRKVGLFASLGNATSGIILTLLAALGVSTLIAMSPLALKALHLLGGIYLLKMGWDCIRAQADEAPELADSSKMATTFYQRALVSNLLNPKALVFFVMFLPQFVSTNIAATSGEQMLALGLLLNVLGLLFNLLLVALVGSLGKSLINNIKFRTYQHKFMGGIFIILALWMLSTFFIA; encoded by the coding sequence ATGATTGATATATCTATTCTTCCAGTTTATTTGACTGCAGTAATTGCCCTTTTATTACTGCCGGGCCCAGACATGTTATTAATTGCAAGCTCAAGCATGAGCTATGGCCGTAAGGTTGGCTTATTTGCTAGCTTGGGGAATGCTACATCTGGCATCATCTTAACGCTGCTTGCCGCTTTAGGCGTTTCAACCTTAATTGCAATGAGCCCGCTCGCATTGAAAGCTCTGCATCTATTAGGTGGCATATATTTATTAAAAATGGGTTGGGATTGCATTCGGGCTCAGGCTGATGAAGCACCAGAACTTGCTGATAGTTCAAAAATGGCGACCACGTTTTACCAACGAGCTTTAGTCAGTAATTTACTGAACCCTAAAGCATTGGTTTTCTTTGTGATGTTTTTACCACAGTTTGTTTCAACGAATATTGCCGCAACATCTGGTGAGCAAATGCTAGCACTTGGCTTATTACTGAATGTACTTGGCCTGCTATTCAATTTACTTTTGGTTGCTTTAGTCGGTAGCCTTGGTAAATCACTAATTAACAACATAAAATTTAGAACGTATCAACACAAATTCATGGGAGGAATATTTATTATTCTCGCCTTATGGATGCTGAGCACGTTCTTCATCGCGTAA
- the pepT gene encoding peptidase T, with protein MNVVERFLGYTKINTTTNQANGAAGIMPSSAGQYELACLVKKQLEELGCVDIVLRDTAILTATLPSNSKKQLPTVAFFGHLDTSSERTEDTHAEVVYYEGGDIPLSTGPILSLKEQPELANYVGQEIIVSDGQSLLGADDKAAIAAILNALQFFYENPEVEHGTVKVGFVPDEEQGLLGANAFDVNEFGADFAYTLDCCGIGEFVCENWNAGNAVVTFTGQSAHPMNSKGNLINSLLLANSFMAQFPTKETPEHTEGREGYYWMKKLAGNSAKTVLNMDIRDFTEEGYVYRKAFIAEQVSMFNEENNNRAVLEMSDRYSNVHNFLKDSTLPVDLAMAAYKENGIEPKVIPMRGGYDGAVLSEKGLPCPNIFTGAHNFHSIFEYLPVPSLMAASNVVKTIIINLTEHEGI; from the coding sequence ATGAATGTAGTAGAACGTTTTTTAGGTTACACAAAGATCAATACAACCACAAATCAAGCGAATGGTGCTGCTGGTATCATGCCTTCAAGCGCAGGCCAATATGAATTAGCGTGTTTGGTTAAAAAGCAATTAGAAGAGTTAGGTTGTGTTGATATTGTTCTTCGAGATACCGCCATTCTTACCGCTACGTTACCATCTAACTCTAAAAAACAATTACCAACCGTTGCCTTCTTTGGACACCTTGATACCAGCTCAGAGCGAACTGAAGATACGCATGCAGAAGTGGTTTATTATGAAGGGGGAGATATTCCATTGTCTACCGGTCCAATTCTTTCTCTAAAAGAGCAGCCAGAACTGGCAAATTATGTTGGGCAAGAAATCATAGTGAGTGATGGGCAATCATTACTTGGTGCGGATGATAAAGCGGCGATTGCTGCCATTTTAAATGCGTTGCAGTTTTTCTACGAAAATCCAGAAGTTGAGCATGGAACGGTAAAGGTGGGTTTTGTTCCTGATGAAGAGCAAGGGCTTCTGGGAGCAAATGCATTTGATGTGAATGAGTTTGGTGCTGATTTTGCTTACACATTAGACTGTTGTGGAATTGGTGAGTTTGTTTGTGAAAACTGGAACGCAGGTAATGCGGTGGTGACATTCACAGGGCAATCTGCACATCCGATGAACTCAAAAGGTAATTTGATCAATTCTTTGCTGCTAGCCAATTCATTCATGGCCCAATTCCCCACAAAAGAAACGCCAGAACACACCGAGGGGCGTGAAGGTTATTATTGGATGAAGAAACTTGCAGGAAATTCAGCGAAAACCGTTCTTAATATGGATATTCGAGATTTTACGGAAGAAGGCTATGTATATCGAAAAGCCTTTATTGCCGAACAAGTAAGTATGTTTAATGAAGAGAATAACAATCGAGCCGTTCTTGAAATGAGCGATCGTTATAGCAACGTGCATAACTTTTTAAAAGACTCTACATTGCCAGTTGATTTAGCAATGGCGGCTTATAAAGAAAATGGCATAGAACCAAAAGTGATCCCTATGCGTGGTGGTTACGATGGGGCTGTGCTTTCAGAAAAAGGTTTGCCATGTCCTAACATTTTTACTGGCGCCCATAACTTCCATTCAATATTTGAGTATTTGCCTGTTCCATCACTAATGGCTGCAAGTAACGTGGTTAAGACAATTATTATCAACTTAACAGAGCATGAAGGTATATAA
- a CDS encoding AraC family transcriptional regulator, translating into MMNDEKVKKEIAHYQVAEELGGLEILNADYEKQTFSRHSHEGYTIGVIERGAQHFYRTGGNHTAPQDSIILINADDIHSGHSATDGGWGYKAMYPLPEQLESLSRELSYGQVGAPYFPEPVVYDSELANQLRLVFTMLDQSDNRLLRETLVYGVLVKLMCKHSKARYTDVTISKAQKPLYLIKEFLDDFPQADISLEDLSQLSNLSAYHLVRSFQKTFGLPPHSYQIQSRLRMARKLLKQGHSLSDTAQETGFYDQSHLHRHFKKAMGITPGQYLKLF; encoded by the coding sequence ATGATGAATGATGAGAAAGTAAAAAAGGAAATAGCACACTACCAAGTAGCAGAAGAGCTTGGTGGGCTTGAAATATTAAATGCTGATTATGAAAAGCAGACTTTCTCACGTCACAGTCATGAAGGATATACGATTGGTGTCATTGAACGTGGTGCTCAACATTTCTATCGCACTGGTGGTAATCATACCGCACCGCAAGACAGTATTATCTTAATTAATGCGGATGATATACATAGCGGTCATTCTGCTACTGATGGAGGGTGGGGCTATAAGGCGATGTATCCTTTGCCAGAACAATTAGAAAGTTTAAGCAGAGAGTTGAGCTACGGGCAAGTTGGCGCGCCATATTTTCCAGAGCCTGTGGTTTATGATTCAGAACTAGCGAACCAGTTGAGGCTGGTGTTCACCATGTTGGATCAATCGGATAACCGTTTATTAAGAGAAACCTTAGTCTATGGTGTTTTGGTTAAACTCATGTGTAAGCACAGTAAAGCGCGTTATACCGATGTAACGATTTCAAAAGCTCAAAAGCCATTGTATTTAATTAAAGAATTTTTAGACGACTTCCCTCAAGCGGATATCTCTCTTGAAGATTTATCACAGCTTAGTAATCTGAGTGCTTATCATCTAGTTAGATCGTTTCAAAAGACATTTGGTCTTCCTCCACACAGCTATCAAATTCAGTCTCGTTTACGAATGGCACGTAAACTTCTTAAGCAAGGGCATTCCTTGTCTGATACTGCACAAGAAACGGGATTTTATGATCAAAGCCATTTACACCGTCATTTTAAAAAAGCGATGGGGATAACCCCAGGGCAATACCTCAAACTGTTTTAG
- a CDS encoding adenylosuccinate synthetase: MPSIVVVGANWGDEGKGRIVDFLAADASASIRFQGGNNAGHTVVNDFGTFKLHQLPRGIFNPDCTAVLGPGMVISPAALSEEIAEVKAAGIEVKMHISDRATLCLPLHALEDTLEELRLGDGAYGSTRQGIAPAYGDRVMKKGILVGWLMQPEVLLERIQFMLDWKMPQLKALYPTCDFSQTAEEMTEWLLEVTAPWRKFICNVTEPLKVMQKNDANLLFEAQLGAGRDLVYGEYPWTTSSNVTAAYAGIGSGLPALRPERIIAVAKSFSSSVGTGTLVTAMEEQDNFREAANEYGAVTGRPRDMGYFDAVATRNGVELQAATEIALTKIDCLSGMADLKICTSYAGEHTENPIWPQTAALSPVYENMEAWQEDITGCRTFESLPKAAQAYVLRIEELMGVPVSMVSVGPEREQMILR, encoded by the coding sequence ATGCCGTCTATTGTTGTTGTTGGTGCTAATTGGGGCGATGAAGGTAAAGGCCGTATCGTTGATTTTCTTGCTGCAGATGCATCTGCAAGTATTCGTTTTCAGGGCGGTAATAACGCCGGTCATACTGTGGTAAATGACTTCGGTACGTTTAAATTACACCAACTACCACGCGGTATTTTTAACCCAGACTGTACAGCGGTTCTTGGCCCTGGCATGGTAATTAGCCCTGCAGCACTAAGCGAAGAAATCGCAGAAGTTAAAGCCGCTGGCATTGAAGTAAAAATGCACATTTCTGACCGTGCTACGCTTTGCCTTCCTCTTCATGCGCTTGAAGATACTCTTGAAGAATTACGTTTAGGCGATGGCGCTTATGGTTCAACTCGTCAAGGTATTGCACCTGCGTACGGTGACCGTGTAATGAAAAAAGGCATCCTTGTTGGTTGGTTAATGCAGCCTGAAGTATTGCTTGAGCGTATTCAATTCATGCTTGATTGGAAAATGCCACAACTGAAAGCACTATATCCAACATGTGATTTCAGCCAAACCGCTGAAGAAATGACAGAATGGCTTTTAGAAGTAACTGCACCTTGGCGTAAATTCATCTGTAACGTGACTGAGCCTCTAAAAGTAATGCAAAAGAACGATGCAAACTTATTGTTTGAAGCACAGTTAGGCGCGGGTCGTGACTTAGTTTACGGTGAATACCCATGGACTACTTCTTCAAACGTAACAGCAGCTTATGCTGGTATCGGTAGTGGCTTACCAGCGTTACGTCCTGAGCGTATTATTGCAGTTGCTAAGTCATTCAGCTCATCTGTTGGTACTGGTACATTAGTAACCGCAATGGAAGAGCAAGATAACTTCCGTGAAGCAGCTAATGAATATGGCGCAGTAACAGGTCGTCCACGTGATATGGGTTACTTTGATGCAGTAGCAACACGCAACGGTGTTGAACTACAAGCAGCAACAGAAATCGCATTAACAAAAATCGACTGTTTAAGTGGTATGGCGGATCTTAAAATCTGTACGTCTTATGCTGGCGAACACACTGAGAACCCAATCTGGCCTCAAACTGCTGCATTAAGCCCTGTATATGAAAACATGGAAGCATGGCAAGAAGACATCACTGGCTGTCGTACTTTTGAAAGCCTACCAAAAGCAGCTCAAGCGTATGTATTACGTATTGAAGAGTTAATGGGCGTACCAGTAAGTATGGTGTCAGTAGGTCCTGAACGTGAGCAAATGATCCTTCGTTAA
- the dcuC gene encoding C4-dicarboxylate transporter DcuC: MAQLILVLIIVVIAARMILKGYKAEPTLLMSGTVLIFATGIFGWGPMLPTSVASTNFSGFDPFKYIQFLMGYRAGALGLMIMALVGFADYMSHIGANDVVVRLATKPLSRIKNKNIMLFFAYCMASILQLAIPSATGLGVLLMGTLYPVMLGLGLSRGSAAAVIASSLAVSFTPTGVDAIRASEALGMDLMSYVSHYQAPTSIATMVVIGIMHVIWQTHVDKKHPEQFEEATLAESKEGSSAPSYYVMLPLLPIIMAVFFSKLVVSTINMDVTTIVFVSMFIAMLCECVTKRSLKVVFDGFGVFSKGMGSAFSSVVVLLVAAGVFAYGIQATGAIANLIMLAESVGLPSVAMTLVFAVVTLLAAVIMGSGNAPFLAFVELIPTIAASMGANTAAMLMPMQQASAIGRGMSPVSAVVIASATGAKLSPFDVAKRTSVPVLVGFVFHFIIVYAFYS, translated from the coding sequence ATGGCTCAGTTAATATTGGTTCTTATTATTGTCGTTATTGCCGCCAGAATGATTCTAAAAGGCTACAAAGCAGAGCCTACCTTACTTATGTCAGGGACTGTTTTAATTTTTGCTACTGGGATATTTGGTTGGGGACCGATGCTTCCAACTTCTGTGGCATCAACCAATTTTTCAGGGTTTGATCCGTTTAAGTATATCCAATTTTTGATGGGATATCGTGCGGGTGCATTAGGTTTGATGATAATGGCGTTAGTCGGTTTTGCTGATTATATGAGTCATATCGGTGCTAACGATGTAGTCGTTCGCTTAGCTACAAAACCATTAAGTCGCATTAAAAACAAAAATATCATGCTGTTCTTTGCTTATTGTATGGCGAGTATTCTTCAACTCGCGATCCCATCCGCAACCGGATTAGGTGTGTTATTAATGGGGACTTTGTATCCCGTAATGTTAGGTTTAGGTCTTTCTCGTGGTAGTGCTGCTGCGGTTATTGCTAGTTCATTGGCGGTAAGTTTTACGCCAACGGGTGTTGATGCTATTCGTGCTAGTGAAGCATTAGGAATGGATTTAATGAGCTACGTTTCTCATTACCAAGCGCCAACATCTATTGCAACAATGGTCGTGATCGGGATTATGCATGTTATCTGGCAAACCCATGTAGATAAAAAACACCCAGAGCAGTTTGAAGAAGCCACATTAGCTGAATCAAAAGAGGGGAGCTCTGCGCCGAGTTACTATGTAATGCTCCCTTTACTTCCTATTATTATGGCTGTGTTTTTTTCAAAATTAGTGGTTTCAACCATTAATATGGATGTGACGACAATAGTATTTGTCTCTATGTTTATCGCCATGCTGTGTGAATGTGTTACGAAAAGAAGCCTAAAGGTTGTGTTTGATGGCTTTGGTGTCTTTTCAAAAGGAATGGGGAGTGCGTTTAGTAGCGTCGTTGTTTTACTCGTGGCAGCTGGTGTTTTTGCGTATGGTATTCAAGCGACGGGTGCTATTGCTAACTTAATCATGCTTGCCGAATCGGTTGGTTTACCAAGTGTTGCTATGACGTTAGTTTTTGCTGTTGTTACCCTATTGGCAGCAGTGATTATGGGGTCAGGAAATGCGCCATTCTTAGCGTTTGTTGAATTAATTCCAACTATCGCAGCAAGCATGGGAGCAAATACCGCAGCGATGTTAATGCCAATGCAACAAGCTTCGGCAATTGGTCGTGGAATGTCTCCGGTGTCGGCGGTTGTTATTGCGTCAGCAACAGGAGCGAAGTTAAGTCCTTTTGATGTAGCCAAGCGCACTTCAGTACCTGTGCTAGTTGGATTTGTATTCCACTTTATTATCGTATATGCATTTTATAGCTAA
- a CDS encoding helix-turn-helix domain-containing protein, whose protein sequence is MINWIQTPKNPDVAKYIDCYWFLERTDDSNSNPFPKLNPEPAGHLIIAASTQGYNYDIESDLKKGQGSHWLFPYSKTLQMDHTKGFSIIGIKFQVGALYLLGIEPKQPVVNEIVDTNISDFLCVKEGEQVLLLQQAKSDSEQLSLQLDDLFQSLFTAVKEDKHYVLTRKAIPLLATTPIAKLGELLHCSQRTLERSFLRVTGFTLKQCQSMNRLEAMLTYLYQREEYEINWTTVAHEFGFSDQPHLIRYLKSTLGVTPKEYAKNRDLTIDIYGGIESL, encoded by the coding sequence ATGATTAATTGGATTCAGACACCTAAAAACCCAGATGTAGCTAAATACATTGATTGTTATTGGTTTCTAGAAAGAACGGATGATTCAAACAGTAACCCATTTCCAAAATTGAACCCTGAGCCAGCGGGACATTTAATTATTGCAGCCTCTACGCAAGGATATAATTATGATATTGAGTCCGACTTAAAAAAAGGGCAGGGTAGTCATTGGTTGTTTCCTTACAGTAAGACCTTACAAATGGATCACACGAAAGGGTTTTCTATTATTGGGATAAAATTTCAGGTTGGGGCATTGTATTTATTAGGTATTGAGCCAAAACAACCTGTTGTTAATGAGATTGTAGATACAAATATTAGTGATTTTCTGTGCGTAAAAGAGGGAGAGCAAGTGCTCTTATTGCAGCAGGCAAAGAGCGATTCAGAACAATTAAGCCTTCAGCTAGATGATCTTTTTCAGTCTTTATTTACTGCGGTAAAAGAAGATAAGCACTACGTATTAACAAGAAAAGCTATCCCATTATTAGCAACAACCCCGATTGCTAAGTTAGGAGAATTACTTCATTGTTCGCAAAGAACATTAGAACGAAGTTTTTTACGTGTGACGGGTTTTACGTTAAAGCAATGTCAATCAATGAACCGGTTAGAAGCGATGCTTACCTACTTATATCAGCGTGAAGAATACGAGATCAATTGGACGACGGTTGCGCATGAATTTGGCTTTAGCGATCAACCTCACTTGATCCGTTATTTAAAAAGCACTTTGGGCGTAACGCCGAAGGAATACGCAAAGAACAGAGATTTGACCATTGATATTTATGGTGGTATTGAGTCGTTATAA
- a CDS encoding protein kinase domain-containing protein, translating into MSSKEFFTYKSFFHCFLLDGENWDLSKIGKHYINSKDMEREWEAVNECAGLYVQKPLSLDVMNSVIYFEYDSTAKPLSSFDKNNAKQFLWILPKIIRAIKHCHDKGWVHGDIKPSNILFIPALTSIRLIDFGASYRIGTSRKTLSCWQATPSFASPSQLQGKGLVKKEDDWYALTKIIDQLIDIEIEPRIQKKAMYIRNVLMNWV; encoded by the coding sequence ATGAGTTCAAAAGAGTTCTTTACTTATAAGTCTTTTTTTCATTGTTTTTTATTAGACGGTGAGAATTGGGATTTATCTAAGATAGGAAAGCATTATATTAATTCAAAAGACATGGAAAGAGAGTGGGAAGCTGTGAATGAATGCGCAGGGCTTTATGTTCAAAAGCCACTAAGTTTGGATGTAATGAATAGTGTTATTTATTTTGAGTATGATTCAACAGCAAAACCATTAAGTTCCTTTGATAAGAACAATGCAAAACAGTTTTTATGGATATTACCTAAGATCATTAGAGCAATAAAACATTGTCATGATAAAGGTTGGGTACATGGGGATATTAAGCCATCGAATATCTTGTTTATCCCGGCTCTTACTTCTATTCGATTAATTGATTTTGGTGCAAGTTACCGTATAGGAACTTCTCGCAAAACACTTTCATGCTGGCAAGCAACCCCATCGTTTGCAAGTCCTTCTCAATTACAAGGAAAAGGATTAGTAAAAAAAGAGGATGATTGGTACGCATTAACGAAGATAATTGATCAATTAATAGATATAGAAATTGAACCAAGGATTCAAAAAAAAGCGATGTATATTAGAAATGTACTTATGAATTGGGTGTAA
- a CDS encoding GNAT family N-acetyltransferase, producing MINVIKIEELNELSTLKAEYINQATAPLDGMWLCGFVPMATHFGFYNNEELIGFCCVNSDGYLLQFYVNQRHYVHAADIFTSVISKIESPAGKVNGAFASTAESHYFSLCLDEQQEMQVNGFMYQQVKALTTPQESYLTMAVATLDQLSEFVEFAKENIGAPEEWVSGYYANLISRQELFGHWNGSQLIAAGERRLFNEHQTNYADLGMVVATSERGKGLGAQVLRYLVALANSQGLTAMCSTEKSNIASQKAITHAGFSSSHRIVQFDF from the coding sequence ATGATTAATGTAATAAAAATTGAAGAACTGAATGAACTTAGCACTCTAAAAGCAGAATATATAAATCAAGCAACAGCACCATTAGATGGCATGTGGCTCTGTGGCTTTGTTCCAATGGCAACTCATTTTGGTTTTTATAACAATGAAGAATTGATAGGCTTTTGTTGCGTCAACAGTGATGGTTACTTATTGCAGTTTTATGTAAATCAACGTCATTACGTACACGCGGCTGATATTTTCACTTCTGTTATTAGCAAAATAGAATCGCCAGCAGGTAAAGTGAATGGGGCTTTTGCAAGTACGGCTGAATCTCACTATTTTTCACTATGTCTTGATGAACAACAAGAAATGCAAGTGAATGGATTCATGTATCAACAAGTGAAAGCACTCACGACTCCTCAAGAGTCATACCTTACCATGGCAGTGGCAACGCTAGATCAACTCTCTGAGTTTGTTGAATTTGCAAAAGAAAACATCGGCGCACCCGAAGAATGGGTATCTGGCTATTATGCAAATTTAATCAGTCGCCAAGAACTCTTTGGCCATTGGAATGGATCTCAACTTATCGCAGCAGGCGAACGTCGCTTATTTAATGAACATCAAACAAACTATGCGGATCTCGGGATGGTTGTTGCCACATCTGAACGAGGAAAAGGACTGGGTGCACAAGTATTAAGGTACTTAGTTGCATTAGCAAACAGCCAAGGATTAACGGCCATGTGCTCAACTGAAAAATCGAATATCGCCTCACAAAAAGCCATTACTCATGCAGGTTTTTCCTCATCACACCGTATTGTTCAGTTTGATTTTTAA